In the Thermogemmatispora onikobensis genome, AGGATATCTTCATATTTCTTCTTGATACACAAGAAAGAGTGTATCAAAATTCAATAAAGCTTGCTTGCCTTCATTACAAGCAGACAACGTCGTTAAATACGACAGGAAACAGGGAAGCAACCGGACAGATGGAAGCGCCGAGGCTAGGCAAGAATGACCTCGATCCCCAACTCGCGCAGGCGAGTCAGCGTCTCGCTATCCAGCCCGCTGTCCGTGATAATAGTATCGATGGCACTTAATGGCGCCACTGCTGTCAGCATCACCTTCCCAAATTTGCTATGATCGGCTACCACAATGCGCCGTCGCGCCCGCTCAATCATCGCCTGCTTCGTGCCGGCCTCCTCAAAATTGAACTCGGTCAGCCCATGTTCGACTGTAACACCACCAACAGCGATGAAAGCTTTATCGACCTGGAAACTGCGCAGCGTCCGCTCGGCCAGATGACCGACCAGCGACAGCTCGCTCGGGCGTAGCTTCCCTCCCACGACGATGACCTGAATCGCCGACTGATTGGCCAACTCCAGAGCCGCCCGTAGATTCGTTACCAGCACCGTCAGATTGCGCTTTCCCTTGAGCGCCCGCGCGATCTCCAGCGTCGTTGTCCCCACATCAAGAATCAGGCTCTCCCCATCGTTGACCAACTCCACAGCCCGCGCCGCGATGCGCCTCTTTTCCTCAGCATGCTCGGTCTCGCGCGCACTAAACGGCGGTTCATAGCTGGCTCCGCGCAGGCTGATGGCTCCTCCATGTACCCGCCTGATCAGCCCCTGCTCTTCCAGCTCCTGCAAATCTCTGACTACCGTAATGCTAGAGACGGCAAAGCGCTGCGCCAGATCGCGTACCGAGGCCACCCCACTAGACTCAATAATTTCAAATATCTTTCTACGACGTTCCTGAGCAATAATCTTATTTTCCTTCTTCATTCAGTGTATGCTCCCTCAGTTTGCTCATCCTCACCCTGCTCGCCCACTGAGCAGATCAACGGGCGATGTCAGTCCTCAGCTCCTTTCCCCGCGTGCGCCCGACCTCCTCCTCAGGCCCTATCGAGCATTGTATCATGCCCCGCACTCTCTCCAGGAGCTGTTGAGCCAGTGGCCCCCTGAACGGGTAACTATCAAGGCCCCGCTCCCTTTTCTATAAAGGAAGAAGGATATCAAGAAAAAAACTGCCAGAGCGTAACCCTTACCTAGAGTTGTATCTCGCAACGTCTTTAGAGCAGAGTACCATCGCCAGAGATCAAGAGACCTCCGGCGATGCGCGTACTGCTCTCTTAAACAGTCGAGTTGAGAAGAGGAGAAGACATGGCTAAAGTCGATATTCATGAGACGACAAAAGCTGCTCGTGATATGCAAGAGCAGTATTTTCGGACCACCGATCGTCTTCCCGGCGAGATGTGGTACTGGGCTGCTCTGGTCTCGATCATTACCTCAGCTGTGCTTTTCGTAAGCGGCAAGCGTGATTGGGGGCTGTTCGTCGGTCAGTGGCCACCAGCTTTCTTGCTCTTCGGCATTTTTCATAAGCTGCTGCGCCCGGCCCGCAGCCAGTTCTAAGGTCGGGCCAAACGGTACGCATCCCCCATCGCTCTCGCACTGTTGGTAGCGGGCGGAAGAAGGAGAGCCTTCGGCCACAGCAGTCGACAGCCGCCTTCCCCGGTCCCGACTGCGCATTCCTCGCCTGATCGCTTCTCCTTCTTCCGCCTCTTGCTTCTACCGCTCGCTCCCCCACCGTTCAAAGCGACGCAAACGGAGGGCATTCCCGACCACAGAGACTGAGGAGAGCGCCATCGCCGCTGCCGCGAAGATCGGGGCCTGCTCCTTGAGGAAAGGAATCAGAGGCGAGAGGATCGCTGTCGGAATGAGCACACTATTATAAGCAAAGGCCCAGAAGAGGTTTTGCTTGACGGTGCGCAACGTCGCCCGTGACAGGGCCAGTGCGGTGGCCAGGCTGCGCAGATTCCCTTTGACCAGGACAATATCAGCCGTCTCCAGGGCGATATCGCTGCCGTTACCCATCGCAATCCCAACATCGGCCTGGGCCAGCGCAGGTGCATCATTGATGCCATCGCCCGCGAAGGCCACGGTCAGCCCCTGCTGCTGCAGGCGATGCACCTGTTTAGCTTTCTCCGCCGGCAGAAGGTCAGCGAGCACGCGCTCAGTGGGGATGCCAACCTGAGCGGCGATGGCCTGGGCTGTACGCTGGTGATCGCCGCTGACAAGCCAGAGCTGCAGCCCGTGGGCCTGCAGTTGGCGCACCGCCTCAGCCGAGCCTGGTTTCAAGGTATCAGCCAGCGCCAGCAGGCCCGCCAGCCGACCAGCTACAGCTACCAGCATCACGGTGCCCCCTTGCTGCTCCAGCCGCTCCAGCTCGGGACGCACTTCCACCAGCCCCACGCCACGCTCCTCCAACAGGCGCGGCCCACCGATCAAGATCTCCTGCCCTTCTAGTACGGCCTCCAGGCCCCGACCGGGCAGAGCCGTCAGGTGCTCCGGCCTGCGCCTCAGAGAGAGGCCACGCTGGTGGGCCGCCTCCACTACGGCGCGCGCCAGCGGATGCTCCGAGCCTTGCTCAACCTCGGCGGTCAGACGCAGTAAGCCAGCTTCGTCCCAGGGAGCCAGAGCCAACAGCGCAGTGAGCTGCGGCTTGCCACGTGTTAAGGTGCCTGTCTTATCAAAGAGCAGCGCCTGCACTGCTTGAATACGTTCCAGGCTCTCGCCTCCCTTGATCAGAATCCCTTGCTCAGCTCCCACACCGGTACCCACCATGATGGCTGTAGGGGTTGCCAGTCCCAATGCGCAGGGACAGGCCACCACCAGCACGGCCACCGCCGCGATCAAGGCCCTGATCCAGTCCACGCTCCCCCCCCCACTCATAGCCCCCACCAGTCCCCAACCGAGGAAGGTCAGCAGGGCAATCACCAGCACCGCTGGTACAAATATGCCCGCTACGCGGTCGGCCAGACGCTGCACAGGGGCCTTGCTGCCCTGGGCCTGCTCAACGAGACGAATGATATTGGCCAGCAGGGTATCGGCGCCGACGCGCGTGGCCCGCATGGTCAACAGGCCGCTCTGGTTGATCGTCGCCCCGATCAGCGGCTCGCCCTCTCCTTTCTCGACTGGCAGGCTCTCCCCGGTGACCATCGACTCATCGACCGTCGAGTGACCGGCCACGACCAGACCATCGACAGGGATGCGCTCGCCGGGACGCACGACGAGCAGGTCGCCCGGCTTGACTGCGGCAATTGGTACTTCGTGCTCCTGACCATCGCGCAGGAGATGCGCACTGCGCGGCTGCAGTCCGATCAGACGGCGAATAGCCTGACCAGCCTCGCCTCTGGCCCGCGCCTCTAGATAGCGCCCCAGGGAAATGAGTGTGATGATCAGGGCCGCAGTGTCATAAAAGGTCGGCTCATCAGCTAGCTGCGGGACCGCCGTGGCCACCAGGCTGAGCAGGTAAGCCGCCGTTGAGCCAGCCGAGATGAGTGTGTCCATGGTGGCCGACCCATGCCGCAGGTTCTTGAGCGCATTACGGTGAAATTCCCAACCAACCACCGCCCAGACAGGCGTCGTGAGCAACAACAGGAGATAGTTCTCCCCCGGGAAGCGGTCCATGAAGAACATGCTGAGCACAACGACAGGCAGCGAGAGAGCGATCGCCATGAGTAGCAGCCATAGCCGACGTTGATCCACCTGCCGCTGGCCCTCACTCACGCCCAAAGCCCCCGCCGCAGCCGTGTCTTTGCCGCCGCTGCTCACACTATCTCCCCCGACGTACTCGCTGCGCTGATCCTCTTCCCCCCCCCTTCCTTCCTCTGCGGACGGCCCAAGCGGCAGCGCTTCATAGCCCAGTTGCTCAACTTTCTCGACCATCAACGCCGGGCTAACCTGACCAGGATCATAAAGCACTGTGGCTTTCTCCGTGGCAAAGTTAACGCTAGCCTCCTTGACGCCCGGCAAGCGCTGTAGGCCCCGCTCAATGCGCCTGGCACAAGAGGCGCAGCTCATGCCCTCCAGCGCCAGCGTCAGCGCAGCCATCTGCTCAGACTCACCGTTCCCTCCACTGCTCCGCTCTATGCTGCTCTGCGGTCCACCAGGACCAGGCAGATAGGTTGCCATCTGCTGCATCTCCTTGTGTTCATCGCTCGATATTAACCCACACCCCCCCGGTAGGGGTCTAATAGAAAGGATAGCGCAAGAAGCCATCCTTGTCAAATGCGCAGGAGATCTGGCCGCTGGCTCTGCTCAGCCAGTTCTGTGCTATAATGAGAGAGCAAAGAGCCAGCGAAGCATGTTTCATAAGAGAGAGGAGCATGAGCGTCCCTTCAAGCAACCAGCAGAGTGCAGCGCGTCGAATTCTTCGTCGCTTTCGCGGCTTGCAAGCCCATCTGGAGCCTGGGGAAGAGCCTCTAGAGAGCCGGCCTGTCATTTGGCACAGTCAGCAACACGGCAGCGTCGCCTGTGATGTCATTCTCACGAACAGGCGTCTGCTCGGCTATTACCAGGTCCAGTTCCCGCGCTCGCGCTTTTTCCTGGAGGCCATTCCTCTGACAGAGATCACAGCCATCACGCTGCGCAGTCCCCAGAGCAAGCCGCTGCTGCATGAACTGCTGATCAGCTCTGGGCAAGGTGCTGTCCTGCTGCGGGCTCCTCGTCGTGTGATCGAGGGCCTCTACGACTCCTTGCATCGCCTTGGAGGAGAGACCGGCCCAGAGCCAGAACAGGTCGGGGCAGGGCCGGCAAGAGTGCCCTCACCGCGCTTCGATCGTCAGCAGCTCGCCGGCTCCGCAGAGCACTCGCCCGCGGGCATCGCTCTGCTCTTCGCCTGCGGCCTCATCCTCGAAATCATCGCCGTCTTTCTCTGGCTCACCACGGGTAGCCTGGCCACCAGTCTGCCGCCTTTTGTGACCGGCCTGCTGACAGTGCTCACGGCCATTCTCGTCTACCGTCAGCGTCGAGCCGCATGAGCTGAGCCTGGAGGGCGTCTCTGGCCCTTCTTTCCTTTGTTAGCTGGGAGAGCATTGGCCGTTAGCCAGCAACGTTGACACGTTCTTTTTACGACAGGTACAATACAAAGGGCCTGGTAAATACAGCGATTGGCCTGCTCGTTCTATCCATAGCGAGAGAATCTGTGCAGACGTAAGGCGCCCGGGGCAGTCCTCTCTTCTGACGAACGCAGACAGCACACGGCCCTTTTCCGATGGAGAATGGCAAAGAAGGCAAAGAAGGCGTTGCCGTTCTTCTTTGCAGAGAAGGCGCCATCTTACGCAGTTGTAGGCTGTCTTGTGTCTTGCGCCTTTGCTCGCACATAGGTAAGATGAGGCAACAACGCAATGAAGATCTTCGTCTGTGTAAAGCAGATTCCAGACCCCAACACCGTCGAAAGCAAGCTTGACCCTGCCACAAAACGACTGGTGCGCACCGGGGTCTCGCTGGTGCTTGACCCGGGAGACGAGACAACGATCGCGGCTGCGATCAAGCTGCGCGATAGTCTCGGCAACAGCGAGCTGACAGCGATCAGCATGGGCCCAGCCAGTGCCCAGGAGGCCCTGCGACGCGCCCTGGCGATGGGCGTTGACCGCGCGATTCTCATTAGTGATCCGGCCCTGGCTGGTTCGGATGTGCTGGGCACGGCGCGCACACTGGCTGCCGCCCTCAAGCGCGAGAGTCCCGATCTGATCTTCTGCTCGACCGAGAGCACCGATGGCTACACCGGCATGGTGCCTGGGGCGATTGCCGAGTTGCTGGGCCTGCCCCAGCTCACCTTTGCGCGCGAGATTACCGTCGAGGGGAGCAAAGCCGTGATCAAGCGCGTCACGCAGACCGGCTATGAGGTGGTCGAGAGTCCTTTGCCCGCCGTGGTGACCATCGCCAGCGGCTCCTTCGAGGCCATCTATCCGACGATGAAGGGCATTATGAGTGCGCGCAAGAAGCCCTTCAGTCAGTTGAGCCTGAGCGATCTCGGGCTGGAGCCGTCGCAGGTCGGGGAGGCCGGCGCCCGCGAGCAGATCCTCTCCATCGGGAAGGCCGAGGCCCGCGCCGCCGGGCAGATTATTAAGGACGAGGGCAACGCTGCCGAGATCATTGCCGACTTCTTGCAGCGTCACCAGTTGCTCTAGGAGGAGTGCAGGTTATGGCAAAAACGATCTGGGTCCTGGTCGAAATCGAGGATGGCCGGCCAGCTCGCTCGTCTCTTGAGGTGCTCAGTAAGGCCGCCCATCTGGGTCGCGCCGAGGCGATTGTACTCGGCTCCGCCGCCGCGACGGTGGCCCCCTCCCTGGGTGAGTTTGGCGCCGAAAAGGTCTACGTCCACGCCGATCCTACTTACGATACCTACCTGACGCTCCCCGCTGTCGATACCATCAGCGATTTGCTGCAGCGGCAGCAGCCCGATCTTCTGCTCTTCCCCACCACCTACGATGTCCGCGATATCGCTGCTCGCCTGAGCGCCCGCCACAATCTGGGCCTGATCACGGATGCTACCGACCTCCGCTACGAGGGCGAGCGCCTGGAGGTGACGGTCCCCTGGGGCGGAGAGAACGTCGTGGTCGCCACCCATCCTTATCAGGGAACGGGAATCGTGCTGACGCGCCCGAAAGCTTTCTCGGTGGAGCGTTTCGAGGGCCGTCAGGCTGAGATCGAGCAGCTCTCGGTGACGCTGCGGCCCGAGTCGCAGCAGATGAAGATCCTCGACCGCGTCGAGGTCCAGAGCGAAGGCCCCGCCCTGGAGGATGCCAGCATTATTGTGAGTGGAGGCCGCGGTCTGGGGAAGGCCGAGAATTACCACCTGGTCGAGGAGCTGGCGGCAGTGCTCGGCGGAGCGCCGGGCGCGACACGAGCTATCGTCGATGCCGGCTGGCTTCCCTACAGCTATCAGATCGGACAGACTGGCAAGACGGTCAAGCCAACCCTCTATATTGCTTGCGGCATTAGCGGCGCGATCCAGCATCTGGCTGGCATGAAAGGCTCGAAGTATATCATCGCCATCAATAAGGATGAGCACGCGCCGATCTTCTCAGTGGCCGATTTGGGCATCGTCGGCGATGTGCTGACGATCCTGCCCCAGCTGACCGAGGAAGTGAAGCGGCGTAAAGCCCAGCTCTAGCGCGCTTACGCTCGCTCGTTCTCGCTGACGCACAAGCAGGCAAGAAGCAGCATACTACTGCGGTGGGGCACGGCTGCCGCTGCAAAGCAGCAAGCAGGCAGATAGGCAGGGCGACGGGGCCCCGCCGCCTTTAAGGGAGGTTGTCATGGCACCCCCTGCCATTTCTCCAACCGGTGGGTGGATCGGGACGACTATCTTTGTGGTAATTTTCCTGGCGGCGCTGACAGTTTTCGGCCTGCGCGCCGGGCAGCTGGTGACGCTGCTGGCTAAGGCTCGCCGCGAGGATCGCACCGATCATCTGGAGGAGCGCATCGGCGATTTCCTGCTGGTGGTGCTCGGTCAGAGCGGCGTCCTGCGCGATCCAATCCCCGGCCTGGCACACTTTTTTACCTTCTGGGGCTTTATCATTATTCAGTTCGGGCTGCTGAATCTGATCCTGGGAGCTTTTAACGGCTCGCTCCCGCTGATCGGCCACGATCATACGTTTGCAGCCTTGCTCGACCTCTTTGTGCTTTTCGTGCTGGTCTCGCTGATTGTCTTCGCGATCCGGCGCGGTATCGTGCGTCCCCGACAGTTATCGAGCCGCCTGCACGGCCCGTGGGACGGCTTTATTATCCTGGGCCTCATTTTCCTGGTCCTGCTGACCCTGGCCCTGGTTGAGACCTTCGGCTTTGCCGCCAGCCACGGCGAGGAGTGGTCTCTGATCGGTTCCTGGCTTGGCCCCTCCTTCTATGGCCTGGGCACGGCCACCAACGTGGTCCTCTACCGCGTCTTCTGGTGGGCCCACATCCTGACGGTGCTGGGCTTCCTGGTCTATCTACCGGGATCGAAGCATTTGCATCTGATGGCGACGCCCTTCAATGTCTTCTTCCGTAACTATGGTCCCCGCGGCGCGCTGCCGCTGTTGGAGAACCTGGAGGAGCGCGAGGACTACGGGGTCTCTAAGGCAGAGCAGTTTACCTGGAAGCAGCTACTGGATGGCTACGCCTGTACGGAGTGCGGTCGCTGCAATACGGTCTGCCCGGCTACGAATACCGGTAAGCCGCTGCTGCCCAAGGAGATTATCCTGGGCGTCAAGGAGTCGCTGCTCGACCGCCGTCATGAGATCGTGGGTGAGCCGAATCTTTTCCAGAAGCTGCCGCTGGCCGATGTGCGCGGCGGCAACGGCCATGAGGAGATTCAGCCGCTCGTGGGCGGGGTGATCAGTAAAGAGGCACTCTGGGCCTGCACTACCTGCGGCGCCTGTATGGAGATCTGCCCGGTTTCGATCGAGCATGTGCCCAAGATCGTGGATATGCGGCGCTCTCTGGTGATGGAGGAGAGCGATTTCCCTCCCGAGGTGACGTCGCTGTTCAACAATATCGAGCGCAATGGCAATCCGTGGGAGATCAGTAACGATCGCCGCGCGGAGTGGGCCGCGGGCCTGGGTGTGCCGCTGATGGCGGAAAACCCCGATGCCGAGGTGCTCTATTGGGTCGGCTGCATGGGGTCTTTCGATCAGCGGAACCGGAAGGTGGCGACAGCGCTGGTGAAGATTCTGAAGGCCGCCGGGGTGAATTTCGCTATCCTCGGCCCCGAGGAGTCCTGCACGGGCGACCCGGCTCGCCGCATCGGCAATGAGTACCTCTGGCAGATGATGGCCCAGCAGAATATTGAGGTGCTCAATAGCTACGGCTTTAATACCGCTCAGACGGAGACCGAGACCGCCCACAATGGCCACGGCCATAACGGCCAGACCGCCCGCCCACGGACTATCATTACGGCTTGCCCGCACTGCTTCAATACGATTAAGAATGAGTATCCACAGCTCGGCGGCCACTATGAGGTGATCCACCATAGTGTTTTCATCGATCGCTTGATCAAGGAGGGCCGCCTGCAGCTCCCCACCGGCTTCGATCAGCGTAAGCTGACCTACCACGACCCTTGCTATGTTGGCCGCTATAATGGGGTCTACGATGAGCCGCGCCGCGTGTTGACGGTGCTCAATAGCAACGGGGTCACGGAGATGCGCCGCAACCGCAATAAGAGTTTCTGCTGCGGCGGCGGCGGCGGTCGCGCCTGGATGGAGGAGCGCCTCGGTAAGCGGGTCAATCAGACGCGCGTCAATGAGGCTCTGGAGACAGAGGCCGAGGTGCTGGCAGCGGCTTGCCCGTTCTGTATTATGATGTTTGAGGATGGCGTGAAGGGCGTGGAGGCGGAGGAGCGCCTCCAGGTCGAGGATATCGCGGAGATCGTGGCCCGCGCCCTGGAGGAGGCCGCTACACCTGCCCCGGCTCGCACCGGTCAGTAGCTCCCGTCTCTGCCCCGTTCAGTCCCTTTCATTCTCTCTCCTCCATTGTCTCTCCTTGAGGCGCCCCGGTTAACTGCACTGGGGCGCTTTCTTCTCTCTCTAGAGACACTGTTAGAGCTGTGTTAGAAGATTGTCAGAAAACCGTTATATGACTTGACATTTTTTGTGAGATGGACTATACTATGGTCGGACGAATGAAAGAGCGGGTGCCGGCGGACGCTGGAGGCGGTTGCCAGGGCGGTGACTGGGCTGAGCTGGCGCCTATCCATCCGGCTCCGCCCGGCAGGTGAGGTGACGGTCAATGGGTTGGGTTAGTCGTGGTGGGAGGTTGCGGGCTTCTTCTTCTCAGAAAGAGACGGATGTGGGTCAGTACGGAGGTGTGAGCAATGACAACACTGCTACCGTTTGATCCTTTCCGCGAGGCGCTGAGCCTGCGCAAGGCGATTGATCAGCTCTTTGAGCAGAGCTTCGTTCGTACTGGTTGGCCGCTGGTGGGTCGCCAGAGTCCAGTTGCGCAGCTGGATGCTTACGAGACGGAGCAGGGGTATCGGGTGCGCATGCTGGTTCCCGGCGTGAAGCCGGAGGAGCTGGATGTGAGTATTCAGCAGAATACGTTGACGCTCAAGGGCCAGCTGCCGGCCTTTGTTGGCCCCGATGAGCAGGTGCACTGGCTGGCTCAGGAGATTACGCCTGGCCACTTTGAGCGTAGCTTGACGTTCCCGAAACCCATCGATGCCGATCACGTGGAGTGTACTTACGAACACGGCGTGCTGACACTCTGGCTGCCTGTTAGGGAGGAGAATCGTCCGAAGCACATCAGTGTACGCAGCGGCTCCGATCAGCCGCTGACGGTTGAGTCAAGCCTCGCCCGGTGATCGCTCGCTCATTCATCAGCTGAGATAGCGGCAGGCAGGGGCCGCTCCAAGCAAGGAGCGCCGCCCCTGTCCTCCGGCGCGTGGCTTGAGCGGCCCCCGCTTTATCGGGCGCTGTCCTTGTCTGGTCTGGTCTGGCCTGGCTGACGAACGGCTTTCGCCAGGCTGTCTCTCTCACTCGTTTCCTTGTTTTGTCCATCGTCTCTCAATGAGCTTTGCTCGTTAGCACTCTGCTTCCTTGACAGAGAGTGTGTCTGGTCTGATCTGACATCTCTTTCTTCTGGATGTCTAAGGAAAGGAGGAGAGGACCATGAACGCGCTTCTTGCCACCGGTCTCTTGCTGTTGCGTCTGACACTTGGTCTCATCATTATGGCTCATGGTGCTCAGAAGCTGTTCGGTCTGTTCGGCGGTCATGGCCTGCGTGGCACGCAGGAGATGATGAGCAGGCTGGGCCTGCAGCCGGCTCCGTTCTGGGCCTGGGTCGTGGCCCTGGGCGAGTTCGGCGGCGGTTTGCTGGTAGCACTGGGCCTGCTGACGCCTCTGGCGGTCTTGCTCCCAATGGGTTCGATGCTGGTGGCCATCGCCAGGGTGCACTGGGCTAAGGGCTTCTGGAACAGCCAGGGCGGCTTTGAGTTCAATCTGACCCTGCTGATGATGGGCGTCGTACTCGGCCTGACGGGCGCCGGTAGCTTCTCGCTGGACCAGCTGCTCACTTTCGCTCCGCCTCAGCCGCTGACCTTCTTGATCGGACTGGTGGTTCTGATCGCGCTGCTGCTGATCCTGATCCCGCTGGGCAATCTGCTGGCCCGGCGTTCGCAGGAGCCAGCCCAGGGCGCTATCCAGCCCTGATCAGCACAGACGGGAAATCCGCGAGTCTCGGGGAGACTGCCGGGCAGGGATCTTCCTCCTACCACCTCCTGCCCGGCACAGGTTTTTTTGGGCAGAAGAATGGGGACCTCACCACCTCAACAGCGGAGTTCTGGCTAGCTAGCTCGCTAGCGAGGCTCCCTGTTCGTGTGCTGTGCTGCGCTACGGAGCGGACCGTACCAGCGATTCCACCCAGGTTCGCTGCTGACTTACTCCTGGCGCTCGGAAGCCGTGGGTTGCAGCGGCGCGCTGGTGAGACCCGTCAGCTGTGGACCTTTATCGGCCCGTACCAGTGAGCAGGCTATGGCCAGCACACAGATCAGGGCCGAAGCCAGAAAGGCGTGATCCATCGCGGCGGTAAAAGCCTGGGCAATGGCGGGCGCCAGATGCCCGACAGTGCCCAAAAAGACGCTGGCCACCAGGGCTGGCGGCATGGAGACAGCAGCGACGTCCAGGGCGACGGCGAAGCTGAAGATCATACCTACGTTGCGCAGGGTGTTGAGGGTGGCAGAGGCAACGCTCAGATGGCTGCGCGGGGCCGCACTCATGGCGGTGCTGGTGTTCGGCGACCAGAAGAAGGAGCCGCCGATGCCCATCAAAGCCAGAATGAGAGCCAGTTGCCAGTAGGGCGTGGTCGGCGTCAGCAGTCCCAACAGCACCAGGGCGAGCGCCTGGATAGCCAGGCCGATGGTGGCCGGTATGGCCCCACCGATCCGATCAGCCCAACGCCCCCCAAGCGGCCCCACCAAGGAAATGAAGAGAGGCAGCGGGAGAATGAGCAAGGCCGCTACCAGCGGCGAGTAGCCACGCACACCCTGCAGATAGAAGATGACGAGAAAGTTGACCGCGAAGACGGCTAGCGATTGGAGCATGGCCGCTAGAACCGAGAATGCGTAGACGCGGTTGCTGAATAGCTGCAGGTTCAGCATGGGAGAGGCATAGTGACGCTCGCGCCAGAGGAAGGCGAGTAGAGCTATCAGGCCAATGAGAAGGAGAGCCACAATGAGCGGCGAGCGCCAGCCAACGCTGATGCCTTCCAGAAGGCCAAAGAGGAGACCCACCAGACCGATGCAGAA is a window encoding:
- a CDS encoding DeoR/GlpR family DNA-binding transcription regulator, which codes for MKKENKIIAQERRRKIFEIIESSGVASVRDLAQRFAVSSITVVRDLQELEEQGLIRRVHGGAISLRGASYEPPFSARETEHAEEKRRIAARAVELVNDGESLILDVGTTTLEIARALKGKRNLTVLVTNLRAALELANQSAIQVIVVGGKLRPSELSLVGHLAERTLRSFQVDKAFIAVGGVTVEHGLTEFNFEEAGTKQAMIERARRRIVVADHSKFGKVMLTAVAPLSAIDTIITDSGLDSETLTRLRELGIEVILA
- a CDS encoding heavy metal translocating P-type ATPase, which produces MATYLPGPGGPQSSIERSSGGNGESEQMAALTLALEGMSCASCARRIERGLQRLPGVKEASVNFATEKATVLYDPGQVSPALMVEKVEQLGYEALPLGPSAEEGRGGEEDQRSEYVGGDSVSSGGKDTAAAGALGVSEGQRQVDQRRLWLLLMAIALSLPVVVLSMFFMDRFPGENYLLLLLTTPVWAVVGWEFHRNALKNLRHGSATMDTLISAGSTAAYLLSLVATAVPQLADEPTFYDTAALIITLISLGRYLEARARGEAGQAIRRLIGLQPRSAHLLRDGQEHEVPIAAVKPGDLLVVRPGERIPVDGLVVAGHSTVDESMVTGESLPVEKGEGEPLIGATINQSGLLTMRATRVGADTLLANIIRLVEQAQGSKAPVQRLADRVAGIFVPAVLVIALLTFLGWGLVGAMSGGGSVDWIRALIAAVAVLVVACPCALGLATPTAIMVGTGVGAEQGILIKGGESLERIQAVQALLFDKTGTLTRGKPQLTALLALAPWDEAGLLRLTAEVEQGSEHPLARAVVEAAHQRGLSLRRRPEHLTALPGRGLEAVLEGQEILIGGPRLLEERGVGLVEVRPELERLEQQGGTVMLVAVAGRLAGLLALADTLKPGSAEAVRQLQAHGLQLWLVSGDHQRTAQAIAAQVGIPTERVLADLLPAEKAKQVHRLQQQGLTVAFAGDGINDAPALAQADVGIAMGNGSDIALETADIVLVKGNLRSLATALALSRATLRTVKQNLFWAFAYNSVLIPTAILSPLIPFLKEQAPIFAAAAMALSSVSVVGNALRLRRFERWGSER
- a CDS encoding electron transfer flavoprotein subunit beta/FixA family protein, which encodes MKIFVCVKQIPDPNTVESKLDPATKRLVRTGVSLVLDPGDETTIAAAIKLRDSLGNSELTAISMGPASAQEALRRALAMGVDRAILISDPALAGSDVLGTARTLAAALKRESPDLIFCSTESTDGYTGMVPGAIAELLGLPQLTFAREITVEGSKAVIKRVTQTGYEVVESPLPAVVTIASGSFEAIYPTMKGIMSARKKPFSQLSLSDLGLEPSQVGEAGAREQILSIGKAEARAAGQIIKDEGNAAEIIADFLQRHQLL
- a CDS encoding electron transfer flavoprotein subunit alpha/FixB family protein — encoded protein: MAKTIWVLVEIEDGRPARSSLEVLSKAAHLGRAEAIVLGSAAATVAPSLGEFGAEKVYVHADPTYDTYLTLPAVDTISDLLQRQQPDLLLFPTTYDVRDIAARLSARHNLGLITDATDLRYEGERLEVTVPWGGENVVVATHPYQGTGIVLTRPKAFSVERFEGRQAEIEQLSVTLRPESQQMKILDRVEVQSEGPALEDASIIVSGGRGLGKAENYHLVEELAAVLGGAPGATRAIVDAGWLPYSYQIGQTGKTVKPTLYIACGISGAIQHLAGMKGSKYIIAINKDEHAPIFSVADLGIVGDVLTILPQLTEEVKRRKAQL
- a CDS encoding (Fe-S)-binding protein, whose amino-acid sequence is MAPPAISPTGGWIGTTIFVVIFLAALTVFGLRAGQLVTLLAKARREDRTDHLEERIGDFLLVVLGQSGVLRDPIPGLAHFFTFWGFIIIQFGLLNLILGAFNGSLPLIGHDHTFAALLDLFVLFVLVSLIVFAIRRGIVRPRQLSSRLHGPWDGFIILGLIFLVLLTLALVETFGFAASHGEEWSLIGSWLGPSFYGLGTATNVVLYRVFWWAHILTVLGFLVYLPGSKHLHLMATPFNVFFRNYGPRGALPLLENLEEREDYGVSKAEQFTWKQLLDGYACTECGRCNTVCPATNTGKPLLPKEIILGVKESLLDRRHEIVGEPNLFQKLPLADVRGGNGHEEIQPLVGGVISKEALWACTTCGACMEICPVSIEHVPKIVDMRRSLVMEESDFPPEVTSLFNNIERNGNPWEISNDRRAEWAAGLGVPLMAENPDAEVLYWVGCMGSFDQRNRKVATALVKILKAAGVNFAILGPEESCTGDPARRIGNEYLWQMMAQQNIEVLNSYGFNTAQTETETAHNGHGHNGQTARPRTIITACPHCFNTIKNEYPQLGGHYEVIHHSVFIDRLIKEGRLQLPTGFDQRKLTYHDPCYVGRYNGVYDEPRRVLTVLNSNGVTEMRRNRNKSFCCGGGGGRAWMEERLGKRVNQTRVNEALETEAEVLAAACPFCIMMFEDGVKGVEAEERLQVEDIAEIVARALEEAATPAPARTGQ
- a CDS encoding Hsp20/alpha crystallin family protein — encoded protein: MTTLLPFDPFREALSLRKAIDQLFEQSFVRTGWPLVGRQSPVAQLDAYETEQGYRVRMLVPGVKPEELDVSIQQNTLTLKGQLPAFVGPDEQVHWLAQEITPGHFERSLTFPKPIDADHVECTYEHGVLTLWLPVREENRPKHISVRSGSDQPLTVESSLAR
- a CDS encoding DoxX family protein, with translation MNALLATGLLLLRLTLGLIIMAHGAQKLFGLFGGHGLRGTQEMMSRLGLQPAPFWAWVVALGEFGGGLLVALGLLTPLAVLLPMGSMLVAIARVHWAKGFWNSQGGFEFNLTLLMMGVVLGLTGAGSFSLDQLLTFAPPQPLTFLIGLVVLIALLLILIPLGNLLARRSQEPAQGAIQP
- a CDS encoding MFS transporter, producing MKKLQYKWIALSVVTLGSLMVAIDSTIVILALPAMLQDLHSDLVRMTWVITSYLLISTVLLLSFGRMADMFGRVRLYNLGFLVFTIGSVLCGLAPNDLFLIAARVLQGAGGAMLNANAMAIITEVFPPGERGTAMGFNSITWGAGSVLGPVLGGLILSLASWRWIFLVNLPVGLIAMLAAYFLLHEIAPRQRREPFDILGALLFCIGLVGLLFGLLEGISVGWRSPLIVALLLIGLIALLAFLWRERHYASPMLNLQLFSNRVYAFSVLAAMLQSLAVFAVNFLVIFYLQGVRGYSPLVAALLILPLPLFISLVGPLGGRWADRIGGAIPATIGLAIQALALVLLGLLTPTTPYWQLALILALMGIGGSFFWSPNTSTAMSAAPRSHLSVASATLNTLRNVGMIFSFAVALDVAAVSMPPALVASVFLGTVGHLAPAIAQAFTAAMDHAFLASALICVLAIACSLVRADKGPQLTGLTSAPLQPTASERQE